In Cucurbita pepo subsp. pepo cultivar mu-cu-16 chromosome LG10, ASM280686v2, whole genome shotgun sequence, the DNA window TCTTCTAATcctttttcaaacaaattcattTCTTCCAATTTCCTGCTCTCAGAATAGATGCTAAAGCATGTAGTTTGAAAAAAACACttgatgaaaagaaaggagagaTGCCACCTTCAAGTGGAGATCGAGATAACACATCTGATGATAAAACCACATCTTCCAAGGTGGTTatgatttatgaatttattttatatctataGACATAGATATGAGCCATGTATTAAATGTGGTCGTTTTTCTACTTTACCGTCTTTGATTCTTTACTTTAACTTTAATGTTTTAGCAAGTATTTGTACATCTTTGCTATTACTTGTTATCCTTTTTGAGTTTTAAGAAAGTATTATATTACATTAGATCTCATTATGTAAGTTACAGGTTCTGCAAGAAATACTTTCACAAGTTCAATTATACTCCAAGTTGGAGGAGCTCTTACTAAAGAAGAAGCTGTTCAACGAAGTGGATTCCCCACAGCTTCATGCTGAGAAGGTCCGTTCTTCTCTCCCTGGCTTTAGGGTTAACAAAATGGGATAAGGGAACTAACTAATCTAATGCTTTTGGTTGGTACTGGAGTTAGATTGCATATAACAAACTTCCGTGCATGTTAAGCACATCTGCCATTTTCAATACTTATATTTCCCCccttaaatcttaaaatttctaCATACGACGGTATCAACTTATATTTTGTATATCTCATTAGTACAATTTacttattaaacaaaatgggATAAGggaaaattttgagatgagAAGCATGTTCCTAATGGAAGATTGGTAGTATGCACCATCATGGTGATGTCTCCATgctcttcatgttcttcaagTTGATATAAgttgtttaaaaaaagaaaagttggtAATGAGAGAACTTCTAGTcctgttatttatttattgattgattgtTGATGCTTTTACCattaaacaacaacaaccaatTGATTTTGCAGGTTGACAAACTGAGAATTTTGTCAGAATCTTTGGCCAATTCTACCTTGAAAGCTGAAAAGCGTATTGTTGACCAAAGGTTTAACATATTACTAATGCCGATTTATGTCTTGCACGTATTTCTTCATTGTTGCTTTTGTGTTTGTTGCTCTTATAAGGGTTCCATGTGCAATATGTCATTTTTGtgacattattttttaatatgatacAAACTCCCATTACTCatgaaagaacacaaaatgTGAGGACAAGAGATTCTCTTTCAAGGTCAAGGAGTTAAAACATTGCTCGCATTGCCCAATATAACAAAACACAATagttacaaaataatttactaCGAAAGCACCAAAGAGTGGCCAAATCTTTCACGATTTTCTCTAAAAACATCATTTTTCCTTTAGAAATTCTGGAAAGCTATACTTCCTTTTCCACTGCATTTATATCTCTTGCATCACACGTAGAAGTCATATAGGTTGCAGTTTGTACATAATACTAGAaaagaatttgtgaaattCCATGACTTTCCGCAAGCTGCTTGTTGAAAAGTAAGTCAATTGTGAAACTGTTAGGCTTTCTTTGGGGAATGCATATAAATGTTTTCTTGTGTCatggttgatattttttataggCTAGTGATAGGCAGGTGGCCATTTCGGTTTTTCATGCAAAAATAAAGGCATCGAAATGAAAACAAGAGATATTATGCTGCTGAAGTGAAACCGTCAATCTTTAAGCATTACTGTTTTGTCATGCTAAAATATTAAGCTGTTTCAAGAATCTTAATTGGCATTTCAAGTAGAATCGATTATGAGAGAATGAGAGAATAGATATGATTTATTATAAAGCTGGATTTATACTTGTCCTGTGACAGCATCATGCGCAAACGGGCGAATTTGGGTTAAGGGTGTCTTAAAGTGGAGATTCATCTCTGATTCTCTTGTTGAATGCTTTCTTATATTTTCTGCTTGTCATTTGCAGAGAGCAGAGGGAGGATGCACTCAACTTTCGGTTAGCTAAGTCCGAGGAAATGGTCCAAGCTGAGAAGGTAATCTTCCTTCTAAAAGAGATAATTATCCCTTAGAGATGTTGATAGACCCAACAGAAAATATCAGAAAGCTACTGGTAAGGACTTTTGCTTTTGGGCTAGATAGATTCGTTTGCGTAATTTGCTTTTGATATCTTGCTATCAAATTTCTGGTTTTGTCAATTTCTTGACGCTTCTGTCTGTGCCAgttttttacttgttttctcttcctcattattattattattttgtagttATCAATCAAGTTAAATTGAAGAGTTTGgataaaattattcaaaaatattttctaacctCTTAGCCTTTTGTTATAGTAACGATTGGACTACAGTATGCATATAATCTTAGTAccatttttatgaaataaatatttttggtagaaattagaaatatagTACAAGACCtgtaattttagtttttctttcatggataaaataacataatgatgaaatatattattataatctcaaaaattagtaattttgaaaaattccattttacagtattttggaaaattaaaatatcataaatatgcATATAAAAGTATGATTGTTTTCTATGTGTTTTTAGTTTAGCCATAACTCTTGTCTAGGttaatatttacatatttgtattaaatttagaaaaacattgaaaaaataaatatattatgaaacaACTAATACTCagaagtaaataataaaaacaaaaaactcaaacaaatttatatttcaaccattgatttgatacaattaaacAAAAACTGAAGTTTAATCATAATTGGAGAGtggatttaaaaataagtttacaTCAAAGTTAAAAccgaaaaataagaaataatagacttttaaaataattttacatcCCAGTAATTGGTTCAGTACATTTGAATCAAACATTGgtgtttattttgaaatttaaaaaaaaaaaaatatatctaaaaaatCAGGTAACATACGTTGGGAATAGGgatgttcttttttcttgcaGGAAATCCTCTTTTCGGCGAAGAATGGGGAAAATCCACGTCAGCTAAACAGGAATGGAGACGAGGAACATTCCTTGTCCCCGCCCCCGTCCTCTCACCATTTGGCATTTTTtgataaacaaattattcattatactattatatataatttttaaatttagatctTTATTATTCAATGACTTAAGATAATTTCTTATGCttgtaaaagaaataataataaccattTTATATGGAACATATCTTAGAAAACTATGATTCCTATTCAAATTTTCcaatttatgatgatgagaaaTGTTTCCGAGAGGAATTATGGGGTTATATTACTCTGAGTTCTAGTTGGTCTCCCTCCCTTCTTTTCACTTCTTTCCCCTtttggtatattttatttatcaatgaaatttgttCCTTGCTCgtaaaagatttatttataattggCACAACAGCTTAGTTGCATGCTTGAATGACGGGTGATTCCTATCATGATTGTGCTAGTATACTTATCCATTTCATGACTTATTGTAGTCAAactttatatttgtatttttcagGAATTGACATATGATATTAGAGAACTTGAGAACCAAAAGGATCATCTGGAAGCAGAACTGGAAAAGgttgggtttctttttctgtCATGTTCAATAGACTCTTTCTTGTGACTGCAATccgttcttttttttttttcttttttttctgttgtttCGTACATTCATTCTCTTGCCAATCTAGTTTCCTTGCTTCTATGATTACTTGCTgagctttcattttttccattCCAATGGGAAGTTGGTGATATACGCTTTATGAGTTACTATAGTATGTGTTCAATGAGAATCATTGATGTCTCAACAGCCAACAATGAATACTCTGTAGCTTCTCCCTCCTCAAGATAGAATGAAACCAACTCCAGTACACGAGGCACTAACAGGAGCTTCAAACAGGTGAGAAATCTAGTAAAAACCAAGACTGTTGTGGTATATagatcatcttcttcatgCGTTCAACGCTCTGGAATGGAAAACAAGTCCAACAAAAGTTTGGTATGCAAGTTGAGAAGTTTTTATACGGATTAAAAGAGTTCTTGTGCTTGGTTTTACAGATTTGCCAAAGCTATGATTAAAAGTAGTTATTATCAATGTCCAGTTGATCATCTATATTTGTGAAATCCTCATACAAAAAAACTACAATCTGAATTGTATATGTAGATGATCTTATCATTGCAGAAGATGATATATGGGAAATTCTTAACCTGAAAAAGATGCTAGCAACTGAGTTTGAGATCAAGAACTTGAGAAATTTGAGGTACTCTTTAGGAATGAAGGTGGCATGATCTATGGATGCTATTGTCATTTCTCAGATACATTCTAGACTTGTTAAAGGAGACCAGAAATATTGGGTGTAAACTTGCTGAAACACCTATGGATCCATAGGCCAACACCAAAGTGAAGAGATTTGTCCAATTGACGAGTGCATGTATCGGGAAAGTTCATTTACTTGTCACATATCAAACCAGACATTGCATATTCCGTAAGCTTTGTTAGCAGCACGTTAATAGTCCAAATGAACATAATCTTAGGGTTAATAACAGAATATTAGGATACTTGAATGGTACTTCAGGTCAagagttattttttaagaagtcATGAAACAAAATGGTAGCACTCTATACCAATGCCATTTGGGCTTGGGAAAATTAACTTATAGAAGATTTATATCTGGATATAGCTCTTATGTATGGGGAAACTTAGTCACTTAGAGAAGCATTCAGTTGTAGCAAGAAGCAGTCTAGAGGCTAAAAATTAGTGAAGATTTGGACCATCTCTTCCTCCTATGTTTTTTGGCTCAGCTATTATGGTGGAAGATTCTGAAGCCTTCAATTTCACCTGTTATTCCGAGAAGCATTCAGAACTTGATTATCAATTCCCCTGCAGCCAGATGAGTAAGATTGGGGGACAACATAGACGAATTCTAGTTCCAGTAACCTTTAGATTCTTATATTCTCTTATTGATGGACTGAGTTGCGTACAAATATTTGTTTCTCATCTGGGCTATAGGTGTCCAGCCTCCTCCTTTGTTAACTTCATTCCATCACTggaatagagatagtatttccTCTTCNTAGAATTAGAAGGCAgccaataaaaaaagaaattaaggaattaaataaaaagtagaaTTGGATTTTCATTGTCAGTTTAATCAATATTCACTGTGCAGCTTTTTCTGCTTCTTTGGGGTGCGATCTTCACCATAATACTTGAACTCTGCTTTTACGTATCAGCTTTTGTGAGCATGTATATGTTTCAGGTCAACACATTGCTGTCTTCTGCTCGTATGCGCCTTCATAATgcaagagaagaaagagagcaTTTTGATGAAGCGAGTAGCCAGATGCTTGTGCACTTGAAGACAAAGGTAATCAAGCTGTTGGTTGTGCTCTTGTTCGAactaatttcttctttcaataaAGTGTCAAATTGAatgccttttattttctccctTTCATTAGTTTCTCTAATGATTTTCTTTGGTTATAGGAAGATGAGCTGTTCAAATCTGTTGCTTCATATAAAGTAGAAGCCACTGCTGTAAATGCATGTAAAAACTTTTTAGAGAATACATGGGACCTACGAATATCCCAAAGACAAAAAACGGAGGAGCTTGTTGAGTATGTTAACctttttggttaaaatattatttgagttACGTTGCTTGTTTTGGAACCAAAGAGATGGAATCAGCTACCATGTCTTTCCCTTAAGTCTTTTCTATTCTAGTATCAGTAAACTGTTTGATCCTttgtttcttcactttttCAAGTGGTGAGCTGGAAAAATATGGAGATTATTTTGTGAAGTTGGTCATCAGCCTTCTCTCTTCTTACAAGGTACCAGTTATAAGGCTATCTAGTTCACTGATTTTATCTTCAAGAGATGATTTACTGTTTTCTGATTGTCGTGCACATTGGCCTACATTCTCATTAGGAAAAACTGGAGCCCTCACTTTCTTCAATCAGGAAACTTGAGGAAAACTTGAGCTCGATGAAAGAGTATAGTTCttctgttaaaaaaaaactattctTATTGAGAATAACTTTGATATAATTAACCAGGCTGCTGAGACCAACTTTCCTCAGGTCAGATGTCTCGCCCAATACAGATGATGGAAGCTTACATGTCGATCAAGAACGGAGAAAACTCGAAGAGGAATATTTGGATATCGAATCCAAGGTAGTATTATGAATGCTTAGAACTTTCTGTTCACTCATAGGTGTTCATTTGATCCCGTATTTCAAAACTATATTGCATTTTCCACTCACAATCTCTAATTTGTGGCTATGTTTAGCTTTATGTCTTTCTTTGTATTGCATTATCTAATTTAATCTCTCTGGTGTGTCTATTTCCTGGCTTTTCTTTACTGGCCAGTTTGTTTCCACCTTAAGCACTGTGGACACAGTACGAATGCAATTCTATGAAACAAAAGGAGTTGTCAGGTACTAAAATAGTGTTTGACTAGACAAGGagttttctacttttatctGCCCCTTGACTACTTGACTAATAATTTAGGCACTTTTGGCCACACGCTGAACTTTTGATCCAGGAATTTTGACGAGAAGGTACAAGAGTTATTTGATGCGCTTGAAAAGataaaacaagaatttgaatccATCAAGAGACCAAAACTGTTGATTGAAACCACAAGGCAAAGGTCAGAGTTAGCGGTCAATGAAAAGTCACATATAGATTCAAGTTCATCTGAACAGACAGCCGAAGTTCGAAgactaaaatttgaagatattAATGACTCCTTAGCAAAGGGAACAAAGAATTTTAACATGAAAGCAGAAATGGCGAAACCAGATTCGACTGAGGAGGTCGATACAGTTGACTCGAACGAGGAGATAAATGACTGGGAATTTGATGAACTTGGAAGGGACTATGATGCAGCAGCTTCCAACGACCAAAG includes these proteins:
- the LOC111804426 gene encoding myosin-6-like, coding for MSWFRAAVIRAVEAGAGGKDNITRTVRNYADTVVHHAGNAVVEGAKIIQDRIGPRNMQGFKQTVKRLEEISVSSRGVERVQLLRRWLVALKEVDRFSSGSSEGDKNSPTDQPNDETRDSPKNPTLVYYVDPDMGGELKTFRDVFLTSQALEGITLSMILEEATDEEESLLLEIYGLCLLGGKEVHQEIMMNVHNLANAFSEYQDEALVKREELLQHVQDAIAGLKINADFDRIDAKACSLKKTLDEKKGEMPPSSGDRDNTSDDKTTSSKVLQEILSQVQLYSKLEELLLKKKLFNEVDSPQLHAEKVDKLRILSESLANSTLKAEKRIVDQREQREDALNFRLAKSEEMVQAEKELTYDIRELENQKDHLEAELEKVNTLLSSARMRLHNAREEREHFDEASSQMLVHLKTKEDELFKSVASYKVEATAVNACKNFLENTWDLRISQRQKTEELVDGELEKYGDYFVKLVISLLSSYKEKLEPSLSSIRKLEENLSSMKESDVSPNTDDGSLHVDQERRKLEEEYLDIESKFVSTLSTVDTVRMQFYETKGVVRNFDEKVQELFDALEKIKQEFESIKRPKLLIETTRQRSELAVNEKSHIDSSSSEQTAEVRRLKFEDINDSLAKGTKNFNMKAEMAKPDSTEEVDTVDSNEEINDWEFDELGRDYDAAASNDQRR